Within Cystobacter ferrugineus, the genomic segment CGCCTTCGCCGAGCGTGCCATCCTGCGCGACGAGGAGACCATCGCCGTGCCCCTGGAGAGCCCCCTGGGCACCAGCGGTGTGCTCGCCATCCTCGCCCCGCGCCGCTCCGCCCCGGACTCGCTCCTCATGGCGCTCGCCAGCCAGCTCTCCGCCTCCTACGAGGTGGCGCGCCTGCGCGACGACAGCGCCCGGCGCAACAAGGACCTGCAGACGGCCATCGCCGGCCTCAAGGCCCTGGAGCAGAGCCGCGACGAGCTGCTCGGCAACGTGTCCCATGACTTGAAGAACCCCCTCACCACCATCAAGGCCTACCTGGCGATGATGGGACGCGAGAAGCTCGGGGGCCTGTCGGACGCCCAGCGCCGCGCGGTGCAGGTGTGCGATCGGAGCGCGGACCGCATGCTGCGCATGGTGAATGATCTGCTCCTCATGTCCCGGCTGCAGGCGGGCAAGATGCAGCTCAACCAGCGCCCCTTCGGACTCAAGGCCGTGGCCGAGGAGGTGGTGCGCGCCCTCGCCCCCGCCGCCGAGCAGTCCAAGGTCCGGCTCGTCCTTCCCGCCACGGGCGAGGTCTTCGTGCGGGGTGATCGCGAGCGCATCGCCGAGGCCATCCAGAACCTCGTGGAGAGCGGCATCAACCGCTGCGAGCCCGAGGACACCGTGGAGCTGCGCGTGGGCAGCGAGGACGGGCTCGCCCTGCTCACCGTGAAGGACAGCGGCCCGGGTCTGAGCACCGAGGACCTGGAGCACGTCTTCGATCCCTTCCACCGCCCCGATGGCACGCGCGGCCAGGGCCACAGCCTCGGCCTGCCCCTGGTCGCGAAAATCATGGCGCTGCATGGCGGCCGCGTGGAGGCCTCGAGCACCCTGGGCGAGGGCACCGCCCTGCAGATGGTCATGCCCCTGTTCGCCGGTGCCGTCAGCTCGCCCGACCTCGCCCAGACCGGACCCCGCGCCGGTGGCATCCTCCTCGTCGAGGACGACGCCGACTGCCGCGAGGTGCTCCAACAGGTCCTCGAGCAGGAAGGCTACCGGGTGATGTCCACCTCGGGCGCCTCCGAGGCGCGCTCCATCCTCTCGCACATCCGTCCGGCCATGGTGCTGTTGGACCTGCGCCTGAGCGAGGAGGATGGCCGCTCGGTGCTGCGCTTCATCCGCGGCACCGAGTCGCTCGCCGACGTGGCCGTCTACATCATCTCGGGCGCCAGCGACGTGTCCACCCTCGGCGCCGGCCAGGGCCTGGATCGCATCGATGGCTTCTTCGAGAAGCCCCTCCAACTGCCGCGACTGCTCGACACCGTGGCCGCCGTGGTGCGCCCGAGCCGCCGGGGCGCGGTGACCTGAAGCAGTCATTCGAAGGCCGCACGACACGATGCGTCAACAGAAGATGCGCGGAATCCCTGACTCCTTCGCTTAGTATGCCGCGCGTCCCATGAGCACTTCCGCCTACTCGCGTTACCGGGCTGCATTCGTCGAGGCGCTCGCCCAGTCCCTGGGCGTGCCGGCCTCGGAGATCGACGCCCAGGTCAAGCCGGCCGATCCGGCGCACGGGGACCTGTCGTTCCCCACCTTTCCCCTGGCCAAGGCGCAGAAGAAGGCTCCTCCGGCGATCGCCGCCGGGCTCGCTCAGAACCTGAAGGTGCCTGGCCTGGAGATCGTGGCCGCCGGCCCCTACGTCAACGCCCGCTTCTCGCTGCTGCCCTTCACCGCCGAGGTCATCGACGCGGCACGCGCCCAGGGCACGCGCTACGGCGGCGGGGACTCGGGCGCGGGCAAGACGGTGGTGATGGACTACTCCTCGCCCAACATCGCCAAGCCCATCGCCTTCCACCACATCCGCTCCACCGTCATCGGCCACGCCGTGGCCAACCTGCACCGGGCGCTCGGCTACCGCGTGGAGGGCATCAACTACCTGGGGGACTGGGGCAAGCAGTTCGGCCTCGTCGCCGTGGGCTTCCAGGAGTACGGGGACCCCACGAAGCGCCAGGACATGGCGCACCTGGTCAAGGTGTACGTCCAGGCCAACCAGCGCGCGGAGAAGGAGCCCGCGTTCGACGAGCGCGCCCGCGACTTCTTCCGGCGCATGGAGGCCAATGACGCCGAGGCGCTCGCGCTGTGGAAGGAGTTCCGCGAGACGTCCATCCGCGACTTCCTGCGCATCTACGCCCGGCTGGGCATCCGCTTCGAGCACATCGAAGGCGAGAGCTTCTACCAGGACAAGATGGAGCCGGTGATCGAGGAGATCTCCCGCACGGTGGGCGTCAAGCAGTCCGAGGGCGCCCTCATCGTGGACCTGCCCTACGAGGAGAACGAGCCGCCCGTGCTCCTCAAGAAGAACGACGGCAGCACGCTCTACGCCACGCGCGACCTGGCGGCGGCCATCGACCGCCACGAGCGCTTCCACTTCGACAAGTCGCTCTACGTGGTGGCCACGGATCAGGCGCTGCACTTCCGGCAGCTCTTCCGCGTGCTCGAGGCCATGGGCCGCGACTTCGTGGACCGCATGGTGCACGTCAACTTCGGCCGCGTGCACGGCATGAGCACGCGCCAGGGCAACGTGGTGCTGCTCACCGACGTGCTCGACGAGGCCCGCTCGCGCGCCCTCACCCTGGTGAAGAACAACATCGCGGAGGGGAAGATCCAGACGGACGACCCCGAGGCGCTGGCGGAGCAGATCGGCCTGGGCGCCATCTTCTTCGGCGACCTGAAGAACCGCCGCGCCACCGACTACACCTTCGATTGGGACGAGATCCTCAACTTCACCGGGCACACCGGCGCCTATCTCCAGTATGCCCATGCACGTGCCTGCAACATCCTGCGCAAGGGCGGCGGCGCGCCCACCACCTATGACGCCAGCCGGCTCACGCTGCCCGAGGAACAAGCCGTGCTACGCGCCATCGCCCGGCTGCCCGTGGTGGTGCAGGAGGCGGCGGATCAACAGGAGCCGAGCTATGTCGCCCGGTGGCTGTTGGATCTGGCCGCGGAGTTCAGCCGCTACTACACCCTGGGAAACCAGGATCGGGCCAGGCGCGTCCTCCTCGAGGGGGACGAGCCACTCAAGCAGGCGCGGCTGGCGCTCACGGATGCCACGCGCGCGGCGCTCGCCGCGGGGCTCACCCTGCTGGGAATCGCCACACCCGAGAACATGTAACGCCACTCATCCGTGCAACTAAGGGGGCTCGCACGTGGACACCGTCCTGGGACCGGCTGTCGATCATCATGAGGCGTTGAGCAAGGAGTTCGGCCCCATTTCGAGGGTATTGGGGCAGCGCTACTTCGACGGCGTCCGCTTTCCCGCGGAGGCCGAGGCGGAGCTGCGCGCGCTGCACGCCAAGGGCTTCGTGGTGCACGTCATGCGCACCACGGCGTGGATCAACTTCCTCTATCTCTCCTGGGCGAGCGTGCGCCGGGGGCTGCCGCTCATCCGGGCGGTGGTCAACCTGCGCCCCTGGTTCACCCGCCCCTTCCGCAACGCCAAGCAGCGCGGCCCCTTCGAGGAGCGCTTCTCCCACGCGCGCGACTCGGGCAACAGCGGCCTCATCTTCCTGAAGAAGACGGCCCTGCTGAGCGCCTCGGGCAAGGACATCGAGGAGAACCCCTTCCCCGCCCTGGTCGCCATGGCGCGCCGGGAAGAGCGCTCCGTCTTCCTCGTGCCCGAGCTCTTCGTCTGGGAGAAGCGCACCGCGCGCCTCAACCCCAACGTGTGGGACCGCGTGTTCGGCAGCCCCGAGGCACCCGGCTTCCTGCACTCGATGGTGGCCTTCTTCCGCAACTACCGCCGCGCCCAGTTCCGCGTGGGCGAGCCCATCGATCTCAAGCGCTTCATCGCGGAGAACCCCCAGGACTCCGACGAGGTGATCGCCCGCAAGGTGCGCGGCGTGCTGCACCACCACCTGTCACGCGAGACGCGCGCCGTCTTCGGTCCCCCGGAGAAGCCCGCCGATCGCATCCTCGACGAGACGCTGCGCGATCGCACCCTGCGCAAGGCGCTCGACACCGTGGCCACGGAGAGCAACCGCAGCCCCGAGAGCGTGCTGCGCCAGGCCCGGCGCAACCTGGAGGCCATCGCCGCCCGCTCCAGCCCCACCATGCTGGCGTTCGTCTCGCCCCTGCTCGCCTGGGTCTTCAACCGCATCTACGACGGCATCGAGGTGGACGAGGCCGGCCTCAACCGCGCCCTCAAGGCCGCCAGCAAGGCCCCGCTCGTGCTCTGCCCCTCGCACAAGAGCCACGTGGACTACCTGGTGATGAGCTGGATCCTCTGGAACCGCGGCTACGCCGTGCCGCTCGTCGCCGCGGGCGCCAACCTGTCCTTCTGGCCGCTCGGCCCCTTCCTGCGCCGCTGCGGCGCCTTCTTCCTGCGCCGCTCCTTCAAGGACGACAAGATCTACGCCGCCACCTTCAAGGCGTACGTGAAGAAGCTCGTGCACGACGGCGTGCACCAGGAGTTCTTCCCCGAGGGCGGCCGCTCGCGCACCGGCAAGCTGCTCCAGCCCAAGCTCGGCATGTTCACCTGGCAGGTGGAGGCCGTGCTCGAGGGCGCGCGCAATGATCTCATCTTCGTCCCCGTCTCCATCGACTACGAGAAGGTCGTGGAGTCGGACAGCTACTCGAAGGAGCTGGCCGGCGGGGAGAAGAAGCCCGAGGACTTGAAGGCCCTGCTCAGCACGCCCAAGGTGCTCGCCACGCGCTACGGCCGCATCCACCTCACCTTCGACGAGCCCCTGTCGCTCGTGGAGTTGATGAAGAGCCGCGGGCTCGAGCCTGGCCAGCCCCTGACGGACGAGCAGAAGAAGGGCCTGGTGCGCGCCCTGGGCAACCGCGTCATGTACGGCATCAGCAAGGTGTCCACCGTGACGCCGCATGCCCTGGTGAGCTCCGCCCTGCTCTCCCACCGCCGGCGCGGCATGACCAGCCGCGAGTTGTCCGAGCGCATCCACCTGCTGCGCCGCATCGCCAGCGAGGAGCAGGCCCCCCTGGCCATGCTGCTCAAGGACTCGCCGAGCAACCCCGACGCCATGGGCCCCATCCAGGACGCCATGCGCACCTTCTGCTCCGACGGCATGGTGCGCACCCAGAAGGCTCACGGCGAGGTCATCTACCAGGCCGAGGACGAGCGCCGCGGGGAGATGGCCTTCTACAAGAACACGCTGATGAACCTGGTGGCGGCGCGCGGCCTCGTGGCCAACGCGCTGCTCGTGGGCTCCCCGGCCCCCTTCGACGAGGTGAAGGCCCGCGCCCTGTGGCTCTCGCGCCTCTTCAAGGTGGAGTTCATCTACCGGGTGGGCGCCAGCTTCGACACCATCTTCGCCGAGGTCGTCGAGCGGCTGGTGCGCATGGGCCACATCCTCCACGAAGGCACCACGTTGAGCGTGGCCCCCGAGCCCCATGCCCGGCCAGAGCTGGAGTTCCTCGCCGACCAACTGCGCGACTACCTGGAGGCCTACCTCGTCGCCGCCCTCACGCTGCCCGAGGTGTCCACGGGCGCGGTGCAGGATCGCAAGTCCTTCGTGCGCCAGGCGCTGGACCTCGGCCGGGCCGAGTACCACTCCGGCCGCATCACCGCCGCCGAGTCACTCGCCAAGGTGACGATGGAGAACGCGGTGGCCTACATGCTCGACCAGCGCTACCTCGTGGAGGAGGACAAGAAGCTCAAGCTCGGCCCCGCCGCGCCCGACGTGGCGGCGACCCGGCAGTTCGCCGAGGAGATCCGCCGCTACCTGCGCCACCAGCGCTGAGCCGCGGCCCCCTCCCCTCGCACGGAGGCCCTCACGGCTCCGTGCGGAAGGGCACCCGCACCTCTTGCGCGAGCGGATTGCCCTGGGTGTCCGTGAGCAGCGTGCGCAGCACCAGCGTGTAGGCGGTGCCCGGAGTGAAGGCGCCGGAGCTGGCGCGCACCGTGACCGTGGAGGGCACGTCCCCGCGCTCGATGTCGTCCTGCCCCTCCGGCTCCGCGGGCACCAACACCTCCAGCGGCACCTCCGCCCGGCCCTCGAAGACGGCGATGCCCGGGCGCAGCGTGCGCGCGTCCATCCGCTCGGAGAAGAGGATCTGCAGCGTGCCACCCGCCTCCACCGTGCCCCCGGCGCTCGGCTCGGTGGACACCACGTCTGGCGGATCCGCGTCGGCCGCGGCGAGGAAGGGATCACCAGGCTCCAGGCACGCCGCGCAGCCCAGGAGGCCCAGCCACAAGAACCGGCGCATCAGCGGCACCCCTTCTGGGAGAGGCTCGACTCGGTGTGACACTTGAGGCAGGCCCGATCATTGCTCGCCGCCACGCGCTTGCACGCCGCGGCGAACCCATCCGGGTGCGGGTTCACCTGCCGCCCCGTCATCCCCGAGTGGCACGTGAGGCACGACTCCTCGCGGTGACAGGACACGCACGACTGCATGTCCCGCGACGCCGCGACGCCGTGGTGCTGCGGCCCGGGCACTTCCACCCAGGAGTTGTAGTCCGGGTGCACCTTCACGTTGCGCGCGCGCAGCGAGCGATCCGCGTTCTGCCCCACTCCCGAGCGCTCGTGGCACGCGACGCAGAAGGACTGCGCGCGGTGGCAGCTCGAGCAGCGCGTGGAGTCCTGGCGCGCCTGGATGGGGTGCAGGGTGATGAAGTCGTTGGGGTGCACCGACAGCGGCTTC encodes:
- a CDS encoding hybrid sensor histidine kinase/response regulator gives rise to the protein MRGGSSAPCRRGCSVPKKKVPHLAEVVTLRPEPKKPAARRLVKPQPPVESEVAERTLAEMAQHITSSEGPTEALRAQLQLIHGLMQAKACYVARYLPSRNQLHVEHVRGRYDERITAATPEEGVVGRAFAERAILRDEETIAVPLESPLGTSGVLAILAPRRSAPDSLLMALASQLSASYEVARLRDDSARRNKDLQTAIAGLKALEQSRDELLGNVSHDLKNPLTTIKAYLAMMGREKLGGLSDAQRRAVQVCDRSADRMLRMVNDLLLMSRLQAGKMQLNQRPFGLKAVAEEVVRALAPAAEQSKVRLVLPATGEVFVRGDRERIAEAIQNLVESGINRCEPEDTVELRVGSEDGLALLTVKDSGPGLSTEDLEHVFDPFHRPDGTRGQGHSLGLPLVAKIMALHGGRVEASSTLGEGTALQMVMPLFAGAVSSPDLAQTGPRAGGILLVEDDADCREVLQQVLEQEGYRVMSTSGASEARSILSHIRPAMVLLDLRLSEEDGRSVLRFIRGTESLADVAVYIISGASDVSTLGAGQGLDRIDGFFEKPLQLPRLLDTVAAVVRPSRRGAVT
- the argS gene encoding arginine--tRNA ligase → MSTSAYSRYRAAFVEALAQSLGVPASEIDAQVKPADPAHGDLSFPTFPLAKAQKKAPPAIAAGLAQNLKVPGLEIVAAGPYVNARFSLLPFTAEVIDAARAQGTRYGGGDSGAGKTVVMDYSSPNIAKPIAFHHIRSTVIGHAVANLHRALGYRVEGINYLGDWGKQFGLVAVGFQEYGDPTKRQDMAHLVKVYVQANQRAEKEPAFDERARDFFRRMEANDAEALALWKEFRETSIRDFLRIYARLGIRFEHIEGESFYQDKMEPVIEEISRTVGVKQSEGALIVDLPYEENEPPVLLKKNDGSTLYATRDLAAAIDRHERFHFDKSLYVVATDQALHFRQLFRVLEAMGRDFVDRMVHVNFGRVHGMSTRQGNVVLLTDVLDEARSRALTLVKNNIAEGKIQTDDPEALAEQIGLGAIFFGDLKNRRATDYTFDWDEILNFTGHTGAYLQYAHARACNILRKGGGAPTTYDASRLTLPEEQAVLRAIARLPVVVQEAADQQEPSYVARWLLDLAAEFSRYYTLGNQDRARRVLLEGDEPLKQARLALTDATRAALAAGLTLLGIATPENM
- a CDS encoding 1-acyl-sn-glycerol-3-phosphate acyltransferase, which produces MDTVLGPAVDHHEALSKEFGPISRVLGQRYFDGVRFPAEAEAELRALHAKGFVVHVMRTTAWINFLYLSWASVRRGLPLIRAVVNLRPWFTRPFRNAKQRGPFEERFSHARDSGNSGLIFLKKTALLSASGKDIEENPFPALVAMARREERSVFLVPELFVWEKRTARLNPNVWDRVFGSPEAPGFLHSMVAFFRNYRRAQFRVGEPIDLKRFIAENPQDSDEVIARKVRGVLHHHLSRETRAVFGPPEKPADRILDETLRDRTLRKALDTVATESNRSPESVLRQARRNLEAIAARSSPTMLAFVSPLLAWVFNRIYDGIEVDEAGLNRALKAASKAPLVLCPSHKSHVDYLVMSWILWNRGYAVPLVAAGANLSFWPLGPFLRRCGAFFLRRSFKDDKIYAATFKAYVKKLVHDGVHQEFFPEGGRSRTGKLLQPKLGMFTWQVEAVLEGARNDLIFVPVSIDYEKVVESDSYSKELAGGEKKPEDLKALLSTPKVLATRYGRIHLTFDEPLSLVELMKSRGLEPGQPLTDEQKKGLVRALGNRVMYGISKVSTVTPHALVSSALLSHRRRGMTSRELSERIHLLRRIASEEQAPLAMLLKDSPSNPDAMGPIQDAMRTFCSDGMVRTQKAHGEVIYQAEDERRGEMAFYKNTLMNLVAARGLVANALLVGSPAPFDEVKARALWLSRLFKVEFIYRVGASFDTIFAEVVERLVRMGHILHEGTTLSVAPEPHARPELEFLADQLRDYLEAYLVAALTLPEVSTGAVQDRKSFVRQALDLGRAEYHSGRITAAESLAKVTMENAVAYMLDQRYLVEEDKKLKLGPAAPDVAATRQFAEEIRRYLRHQR
- a CDS encoding Ig-like domain-containing protein, translated to MRRFLWLGLLGCAACLEPGDPFLAAADADPPDVVSTEPSAGGTVEAGGTLQILFSERMDARTLRPGIAVFEGRAEVPLEVLVPAEPEGQDDIERGDVPSTVTVRASSGAFTPGTAYTLVLRTLLTDTQGNPLAQEVRVPFRTEP